One window of Pseudalkalibacillus berkeleyi genomic DNA carries:
- the rplV gene encoding 50S ribosomal protein L22: MEAKAVAKQVRIAPRKARLVVDLIRGKEVGEAVAILRHTHKGASPIVEKVLNSAIANAEHNYEMEPNNLVIKSAYVDEGVTMKRFRPRAMGRASRINKRTSHITIVVSEKKEG, translated from the coding sequence ATGGAAGCTAAAGCTGTTGCAAAACAGGTTCGAATTGCTCCTCGTAAAGCTCGCCTAGTCGTCGATCTCATTCGAGGAAAGGAAGTTGGAGAGGCAGTTGCTATATTGCGTCATACGCATAAAGGTGCATCTCCAATTGTAGAAAAAGTGTTAAACTCTGCGATCGCAAATGCAGAACACAACTACGAAATGGAACCGAATAACTTAGTAATCAAGTCAGCTTATGTCGATGAAGGCGTAACTATGAAGCGATTCCGCCCACGTGCTATGGGTCGTGCTAGCCGCATCAATAAGCGTACAAGCCACATTACAATCGTGGTATCAGAAAAGAAGGAGGGATAA
- the rpsS gene encoding 30S ribosomal protein S19: MGRSLKKGPFVDDHLMKKVETLNESSDKKVIKTWSRRSTIFPEFIGHTIAVYDGRKHVPVYVSEDMVGHKLGEFAPTRTYKGHAADDKKTRR; the protein is encoded by the coding sequence ATGGGTCGTAGTTTGAAAAAGGGACCTTTCGTAGATGATCACTTAATGAAAAAGGTTGAAACTCTAAACGAAAGCAGCGACAAGAAGGTTATTAAGACCTGGTCTCGTCGATCTACTATTTTTCCAGAGTTCATAGGACACACAATTGCAGTTTATGACGGACGCAAGCATGTGCCAGTATACGTTTCAGAAGACATGGTCGGACATAAGTTGGGCGAATTTGCTCCAACACGTACGTATAAAGGCCACGCTGCTGATGATAAGAAAACAAGACGTTAA
- the rplB gene encoding 50S ribosomal protein L2, giving the protein MAIKKYKPTTNGRRHMTSSDFSEITTDQPEKSLLAPLSKKAGRNNHGRITTRHQGGGHKRKYRIIDFKRNKDGIPGRVATIEYDPNRSANIALIHYADGEKRYILATKGMKVDQEIMSGPDADIKSGNAKELKDIPVGTTIHNIEMKPGRGGQLVRSAGAEAQLLGKEERYALVRLRSGETRRILLTCRATIGQVGNLEHELINIGKAGRSRWMGKRPTVRGSVMNPNDHPHGGGEGRAPIGRKSPMSPWGKPTLGYKTRQKNKPSDKYIVRRRKK; this is encoded by the coding sequence ATGGCTATCAAAAAGTATAAACCAACCACAAATGGCCGTCGTCACATGACGTCATCTGATTTTAGCGAAATTACAACAGACCAGCCTGAAAAGTCGTTGTTAGCTCCGCTTAGCAAAAAAGCTGGACGTAACAACCACGGGCGTATTACTACTCGTCACCAAGGTGGAGGCCATAAGCGTAAGTATCGTATCATCGATTTCAAACGTAATAAAGATGGTATACCAGGACGCGTTGCTACGATCGAATACGATCCGAACCGTTCTGCAAACATCGCGCTAATCCACTATGCTGATGGAGAAAAACGTTATATCCTTGCAACTAAAGGTATGAAAGTTGATCAAGAAATCATGTCAGGCCCTGACGCAGACATCAAGTCTGGAAACGCGAAGGAACTTAAAGATATTCCAGTGGGTACTACAATCCACAATATCGAAATGAAGCCTGGTCGTGGAGGACAACTTGTACGTTCTGCAGGTGCTGAAGCACAACTTCTTGGTAAAGAAGAACGTTACGCATTGGTTCGTCTTCGTTCTGGAGAAACTCGTCGTATCCTATTAACTTGCCGCGCAACAATCGGTCAAGTAGGAAACCTTGAGCACGAACTGATCAACATTGGTAAAGCAGGACGCTCTCGTTGGATGGGCAAACGTCCAACTGTTCGAGGATCTGTTATGAACCCTAATGATCACCCACACGGTGGTGGTGAAGGACGCGCGCCAATCGGACGCAAATCACCTATGTCACCTTGGGGCAAACCTACTCTTGGTTACAAGACTCGTCAGAAGAACAAGCCAAGTGACAAGTACATCGTACGTCGTCGCAAAAAATAA
- the rplW gene encoding 50S ribosomal protein L23 — MADAREIIKRPVITERTTEIMGDRKYTFEVDPRANKTQIKNAIEEIFGVKVENVNTQNYKGKKKRVGRYFGYTSKRKKAIVQLTSESKELDFFEGV; from the coding sequence ATGGCAGACGCACGTGAAATTATCAAGCGCCCCGTTATCACTGAACGTACTACAGAAATCATGGGTGACAGAAAGTACACGTTCGAGGTTGATCCTCGTGCGAACAAAACCCAAATTAAAAACGCAATTGAAGAAATTTTCGGTGTTAAAGTCGAAAATGTTAACACACAAAATTACAAAGGAAAGAAGAAACGTGTAGGTCGTTACTTCGGATATACTTCAAAGCGCAAAAAAGCGATTGTACAGTTGACTTCCGAAAGTAAAGAACTCGATTTCTTCGAAGGAGTATAA
- the rplD gene encoding 50S ribosomal protein L4 encodes MPKVTLYNQSGSEIGDIELNDNVFGIEPNENVLFDAVVMQQSAKRQGTHAVKNRSAVRGGGRKPWRQKGTGRARQGTIRAPQWVGGGTVFGPTPRSYSYKLPKKVRRLAVRSALSSKVQENNMVVLEDLKFDAPKTKEMASVLANFSTATKALFVTADVNEFAALSARNIPGVTLITADGVNVLDVLNHDKLFMTKDAVEKVEEVLA; translated from the coding sequence GTGCCAAAAGTAACGCTTTATAATCAATCCGGATCTGAAATCGGAGATATTGAATTAAATGACAACGTGTTTGGTATTGAGCCAAACGAAAACGTACTTTTTGATGCAGTAGTTATGCAACAATCTGCAAAGCGACAAGGAACTCACGCTGTGAAAAACCGTTCTGCGGTTCGAGGCGGAGGACGTAAGCCTTGGCGTCAAAAAGGTACAGGACGTGCTCGTCAAGGTACTATTCGCGCGCCACAATGGGTAGGCGGTGGAACGGTATTTGGACCGACACCAAGAAGCTATAGCTACAAGCTTCCTAAGAAAGTACGTCGTTTAGCAGTTAGATCTGCACTTTCATCTAAAGTACAAGAAAACAACATGGTAGTCTTGGAAGATCTTAAATTTGATGCTCCAAAGACGAAAGAAATGGCTAGTGTATTAGCAAACTTCTCTACAGCAACTAAAGCACTATTCGTAACAGCTGATGTTAACGAATTCGCAGCTTTATCTGCTCGTAACATCCCTGGAGTAACACTGATCACTGCTGACGGTGTAAACGTCTTAGATGTGCTTAACCACGATAAGCTATTTATGACGAAAGATGCTGTAGAAAAGGTAGAGGAGGTGCTCGCATAA
- the rplC gene encoding 50S ribosomal protein L3 — MTKGILGKKIGMTQIFAENGEVIPVTVVEAASNVVLQKKTVENDGYEAIQIGYADKKESRTNKPAKGHAEKANTNPKRYVKELRDVEIGSYEVGQEVKVDIFQEGDSVDVTGTSKGKGFQGVIKRHGQSRGPMTHGSRYHRRPGSMGATDPMRVFKGKKLPGRMGGKKVTVQNLEIVKIDTERNLLLIKGNVPGSKKSYVTVESAIKAKEAK; from the coding sequence ATGACCAAAGGAATCTTAGGTAAGAAGATCGGGATGACACAAATCTTTGCAGAAAACGGTGAAGTAATTCCAGTAACTGTTGTTGAAGCTGCTTCTAACGTAGTACTACAGAAGAAGACAGTTGAAAATGACGGATACGAGGCAATTCAAATCGGTTACGCTGACAAGAAGGAATCTCGCACAAACAAACCTGCAAAGGGCCATGCTGAAAAAGCAAACACAAACCCTAAGCGCTACGTTAAAGAACTTCGCGACGTTGAAATCGGAAGTTATGAAGTTGGTCAGGAAGTCAAAGTAGATATTTTCCAGGAAGGCGATAGTGTAGACGTCACTGGAACATCAAAAGGTAAAGGTTTCCAAGGTGTAATTAAGCGCCACGGACAATCACGCGGACCAATGACTCACGGTTCACGTTACCACAGACGCCCTGGTTCAATGGGTGCAACTGACCCAATGCGCGTATTCAAAGGTAAGAAGTTACCTGGACGCATGGGCGGTAAGAAAGTAACGGTTCAAAACCTAGAAATCGTTAAGATCGATACAGAACGCAACTTACTTCTAATCAAAGGTAATGTACCAGGTTCGAAGAAGAGCTACGTAACTGTAGAATCTGCAATTAAAGCAAAAGAAGCTAAGTAA
- the rpsJ gene encoding 30S ribosomal protein S10 → MAKQKIRIRLKAYDHRILDQSGEKIVETAKRSGAKVSGPIPLPTEKSIYTILRAVHKYKDSREQFEMRTHKRLIDIIEPTPQTVDSLMRLDLPSGVDIEIKL, encoded by the coding sequence ATGGCAAAGCAAAAGATTCGTATTCGTTTAAAGGCTTATGATCACCGTATTCTAGACCAATCTGGTGAGAAGATCGTTGAAACAGCAAAGCGATCAGGTGCTAAGGTATCGGGACCAATCCCATTACCGACTGAAAAGTCTATTTACACAATCTTGAGAGCTGTACACAAGTACAAAGACTCTCGTGAGCAATTCGAAATGCGTACGCACAAGCGTTTAATCGACATCATCGAGCCGACGCCTCAGACTGTTGATTCACTTATGCGTTTGGATCTACCATCTGGCGTTGACATCGAAATCAAGCTATAA
- the tuf gene encoding elongation factor Tu → MGKEKFDRSKDHVNIGTIGHVDHGKTTLTAAITTVLHKKSGKGEARAYDQIDGAPEERERGITIATAHVEYETDTRHYAHVDCPGHADYVKNMITGAAQMDGGILVVSAADGPMPQTREHILLSRQVGVPFLVVFMNKCDMVDDEELLELVEMEVRDLLSEYDFPGDDVPVIKGSALKALEGDADWEAKIFELMDAVDEYIPTPERDHDKPFMMPVEDVFSITGRGTVATGRVERGKIKVGDEIEILGLTEQPKKTTVTGVEMFRKLLDYAEAGDNIGALLRGVSRDDIERGQVLVQPGTVKQHTKFKAEVYVLSKEEGGRHTPFFANYRPQFYFRTTDVTGTIALPEGTEMVMPGDNIEMTVELIAPIAIEDGTKFSIREGGRTVGAGVVSTIVE, encoded by the coding sequence ATGGGAAAAGAAAAATTTGATCGTTCCAAAGACCACGTTAACATTGGTACTATTGGACACGTTGACCATGGTAAAACTACACTAACAGCTGCGATCACTACAGTACTTCACAAGAAGTCTGGTAAAGGTGAAGCTCGTGCATACGACCAAATCGACGGTGCACCAGAAGAACGCGAGCGTGGAATCACAATCGCTACAGCACACGTTGAGTACGAAACTGACACTCGTCACTACGCTCACGTTGACTGCCCAGGACACGCTGACTACGTTAAGAACATGATCACAGGTGCTGCACAAATGGACGGCGGAATCCTAGTTGTTTCTGCTGCTGATGGCCCAATGCCACAAACTCGTGAGCACATTCTACTTTCTCGTCAAGTAGGTGTACCTTTCCTTGTTGTATTCATGAACAAGTGTGACATGGTAGACGACGAAGAACTACTTGAGCTAGTAGAAATGGAAGTACGTGACCTTCTTTCTGAGTACGACTTCCCTGGTGACGACGTACCAGTAATCAAAGGTTCAGCTCTTAAAGCTCTTGAAGGAGACGCTGATTGGGAAGCTAAAATCTTTGAACTTATGGACGCGGTTGATGAGTACATCCCAACTCCAGAACGTGACCACGACAAGCCATTCATGATGCCAGTTGAGGACGTATTCTCAATCACTGGACGTGGAACAGTTGCTACAGGACGTGTTGAGCGTGGTAAGATCAAAGTTGGAGACGAAATCGAAATCCTAGGTCTTACAGAGCAACCTAAGAAAACAACTGTAACTGGTGTAGAAATGTTCCGTAAGCTTCTTGACTATGCTGAAGCTGGAGACAACATCGGCGCACTTCTTCGTGGTGTTTCACGTGACGACATCGAGCGTGGACAAGTTCTTGTTCAACCAGGAACTGTTAAGCAACACACGAAGTTTAAAGCAGAAGTTTATGTACTATCTAAAGAAGAAGGTGGACGTCACACTCCATTCTTCGCAAACTACCGTCCTCAGTTCTACTTCCGTACAACGGACGTAACTGGAACAATTGCACTTCCAGAAGGAACTGAAATGGTAATGCCTGGCGACAACATCGAAATGACTGTTGAACTAATCGCGCCAATCGCAATTGAAGATGGCACTAAGTTCTCTATCCGTGAGGGTGGACGTACTGTAGGTGCAGGTGTCGTTTCAACAATCGTTGAATAG
- the fusA gene encoding elongation factor G, translated as MAREFSLKDTRNIGIMAHIDAGKTTTTERILFYSGRIHKIGETHEGASQMDWMEQEQERGITITSAATTAQWNDHRINIIDTPGHVDFTVEVERSLRVLDGAVAVLDAQSGVEPQTETVWRQATTYHVPRVVFINKMDKIGADFIYSLGTLRERLGANAHAIQLPIGAEDDFEGIIDLVEMKAYFYEDDLGTRTTARDIPDEYKELADEYHGKLVEAVAELNEDLMMKYLEGEELTTEELKAGIRQGTVDVEFYPVLCGSAFKNKGVQLVLDAAIDYLPSPLDVPAIKGFIAGDEEEKEVTREADDNGPFAALAFKVMTDPYVGKLTFFRVYSGTLDSGSYIKNSTKNKRERVGRILQMHANSREEISTVYAGDIAAAVGLKDTSTGDTLCDEGDMVILESMDFPEPVISLSVEPKSKADQDKMGIALAKLAEEDPTFKTETNQETGQTIISGMGELHLDIIVDRLKREFKVEANVGAPQVAYRETIRKGAKVEGKFVRQSGGRGQYGHVWIEFEPNEEGAGFEFVNKIVGGVVPREYIPAVQNGVEEALQNGMIAGYQVIDVKATIFDGSYHDVDSNEMAFKIAGSMALKNAKQYCSPVLLEPMMKVEVVVPEEYMGDIMGDVTSRRGRVEGMEARGNAQVIRAMVPLSEMFGYATTLRSRTQGRGTYTMHFEKYEEVPKSISEEIIKKVNG; from the coding sequence ATGGCAAGAGAGTTCTCCTTGAAAGACACGCGTAATATCGGGATCATGGCTCACATTGATGCCGGTAAGACAACTACTACTGAGCGTATCTTGTTCTATTCAGGACGTATCCACAAAATTGGTGAAACTCACGAAGGAGCTTCACAAATGGACTGGATGGAGCAGGAACAGGAGCGCGGAATTACAATTACTTCCGCTGCTACGACTGCTCAATGGAACGACCACCGTATTAACATCATCGACACACCTGGACACGTAGACTTCACTGTTGAGGTTGAACGTTCACTTCGTGTACTAGATGGTGCGGTAGCGGTACTTGATGCTCAATCTGGTGTTGAGCCTCAAACAGAAACAGTATGGCGTCAAGCGACGACTTACCACGTTCCACGTGTTGTATTCATTAACAAGATGGACAAAATCGGAGCAGACTTCATCTATTCTCTTGGAACACTACGCGAGCGCTTAGGTGCAAACGCACACGCGATCCAACTTCCAATTGGTGCTGAAGATGACTTCGAAGGAATCATCGATCTAGTTGAAATGAAGGCATACTTCTATGAAGATGACCTTGGTACTCGTACGACTGCAAGAGATATTCCTGATGAATACAAAGAACTTGCTGACGAATACCACGGAAAGCTTGTAGAAGCAGTTGCTGAATTAAATGAAGATCTAATGATGAAGTATCTTGAAGGTGAAGAGCTAACAACTGAAGAATTGAAAGCTGGAATCAGACAAGGAACAGTAGACGTTGAATTCTACCCTGTACTTTGTGGTTCAGCATTCAAAAACAAAGGTGTTCAGCTTGTACTTGATGCTGCAATCGACTACTTACCTTCTCCCCTAGATGTACCTGCAATTAAAGGTTTCATCGCTGGAGATGAGGAAGAAAAGGAAGTAACTCGTGAAGCTGATGATAATGGTCCTTTCGCTGCCTTAGCATTTAAGGTAATGACAGACCCATACGTTGGTAAACTGACATTCTTCCGTGTGTACTCTGGAACACTAGATTCAGGTTCATACATCAAGAACTCTACGAAGAACAAGCGTGAGCGTGTAGGTCGTATCCTACAAATGCATGCAAACTCTCGTGAAGAGATCTCAACAGTATATGCAGGAGACATTGCTGCAGCTGTAGGATTGAAGGATACTTCCACTGGAGACACACTTTGTGACGAAGGTGACATGGTTATTCTTGAATCTATGGACTTCCCTGAGCCAGTTATCTCCTTGTCTGTTGAGCCTAAGTCAAAGGCTGACCAAGACAAGATGGGTATCGCGCTTGCGAAATTGGCTGAAGAAGATCCAACATTCAAAACTGAAACGAACCAAGAGACTGGACAAACAATTATTTCTGGTATGGGTGAACTTCACCTAGACATCATTGTTGACCGTCTAAAGCGTGAGTTTAAAGTAGAAGCAAATGTTGGTGCTCCTCAAGTTGCTTACCGTGAAACAATTCGCAAAGGTGCGAAGGTTGAAGGTAAATTCGTACGTCAATCCGGTGGACGTGGACAATACGGACACGTTTGGATCGAGTTCGAACCAAACGAAGAGGGCGCAGGATTTGAATTCGTAAACAAGATTGTTGGTGGAGTTGTACCACGTGAATATATTCCAGCGGTACAAAACGGTGTTGAAGAAGCATTGCAAAACGGTATGATTGCTGGTTACCAAGTAATCGACGTTAAAGCGACAATCTTCGATGGCTCTTACCACGATGTTGACTCAAACGAAATGGCGTTTAAGATTGCCGGATCAATGGCACTTAAGAACGCTAAGCAATATTGTAGCCCGGTACTTCTTGAACCAATGATGAAAGTTGAAGTTGTTGTTCCTGAAGAGTACATGGGAGACATCATGGGAGATGTTACATCTCGCCGTGGACGAGTTGAAGGTATGGAAGCACGCGGTAACGCACAAGTTATCCGAGCGATGGTACCTCTATCTGAAATGTTTGGTTACGCTACGACTCTACGTTCAAGAACACAAGGTCGTGGAACGTATACAATGCACTTTGAAAAGTACGAAGAAGTACCAAAGTCCATTTCAGAAGAAATTATTAAAAAAGTAAACGGCTAA
- the rpsG gene encoding 30S ribosomal protein S7 — MPRKGPVERRDVLPDPIYKSKLVTRLINKIMVDGKRGVAQTLLYNAFNIVQEKTNQDPMEVLDQALKNIMPVLEVRARRVGGANYQVPVEVRPERRSTLGLRWLVNYSRLRGEKTMEERLAYEIMDAANNTGASVKKREDMHKMAEANKAFAHYRW, encoded by the coding sequence ATGCCTCGTAAAGGACCTGTAGAACGTCGTGATGTATTACCAGATCCGATTTATAAATCTAAGCTTGTGACACGCCTAATCAACAAAATTATGGTTGATGGAAAAAGAGGTGTTGCACAAACGCTACTATATAATGCATTCAACATCGTTCAAGAGAAAACAAACCAAGATCCTATGGAAGTACTTGACCAAGCACTTAAGAACATCATGCCAGTTCTTGAAGTAAGAGCTCGTCGTGTTGGTGGTGCAAACTATCAAGTACCAGTTGAAGTACGCCCTGAGCGTCGTTCAACACTTGGACTTCGTTGGTTAGTAAACTACTCACGTCTTCGTGGTGAAAAGACTATGGAAGAACGTTTGGCATATGAAATCATGGACGCAGCAAACAACACTGGTGCATCTGTGAAGAAGCGCGAAGACATGCACAAGATGGCAGAAGCGAACAAAGCATTCGCTCACTATCGTTGGTAA
- the rpsL gene encoding 30S ribosomal protein S12, whose translation MPTINQLVRKGRHSKGKKSDSPALNKGYNSFKKANTDLSSPQKRGVCTRVGTMTPKKPNSALRKYARVRLTNQIEVTAYIPGIGHNLQEHSVVLIRGGRVKDLPGVRYHIVRGALDTAGVNDRRQGRSKYGTKKPKDEKK comes from the coding sequence ATGCCTACTATTAATCAATTAGTACGTAAAGGACGTCATTCAAAAGGTAAAAAGTCTGATTCACCAGCATTGAACAAAGGTTACAATAGCTTCAAGAAAGCTAACACTGATCTTTCATCTCCTCAAAAGCGTGGGGTATGTACTCGTGTTGGTACAATGACACCTAAGAAACCGAACTCTGCACTACGTAAGTACGCGCGTGTACGTTTGACTAACCAGATTGAAGTTACAGCTTACATTCCTGGAATTGGTCACAACCTTCAAGAGCACAGCGTAGTACTAATCCGTGGAGGACGAGTTAAGGACTTACCAGGAGTACGCTACCACATCGTTCGTGGTGCACTTGATACTGCTGGAGTTAATGACCGTCGTCAAGGTCGCTCTAAGTATGGAACGAAGAAGCCTAAAGACGAAAAGAAATAA
- a CDS encoding 50S ribosomal protein L7ae-like protein produces the protein MSYEKVMQATNVIVGTKQTIKALQNGEVKELIVADDADQRVTNKVVHIARDKSVPVSNVESMKKLGKACGIDVGAATVAIIG, from the coding sequence ATGTCTTATGAAAAAGTAATGCAGGCAACAAACGTTATTGTTGGCACGAAGCAAACAATAAAAGCCCTTCAGAATGGGGAAGTGAAAGAGCTAATCGTTGCGGATGATGCAGATCAGCGAGTAACGAATAAAGTCGTTCACATCGCAAGAGATAAAAGCGTTCCTGTCTCAAATGTTGAATCTATGAAAAAGCTTGGAAAAGCTTGTGGAATTGACGTTGGGGCTGCAACGGTTGCGATAATAGGATAA